The nucleotide window TGGGAGGTGCGAGTTTTGATATAATACCACGTCTAAAATGGCCACCATCACCAGGCGAAGGGCTTTGTCCTTGAACTTGTCTCCAAAGAAGTGCACTGTGATCATGGAGAGGTTATGAAGGCTGGCCATCCCATTAGCTATCACAAAGAACCTGTATCAAcgaatcaaatttttttttttcatttcggTTTGTTTTTAGTCAGATAAAACACAAACTCTCTCATAAACAATGACCAACTTAGTTATAATTCAtgaggagaaagaaaatgagagagtaCTGCTGAGGCTTACACATTTGCTGGATTGTGTTGAAACTTGGCTGTGAGGGTGGCTCTAACTGGGGTTGTCCCAATGGTGGCAACCACCAAGGACTTGGTCTCTTTGTTGAGCGCCATTACAACAGTTGCAGAGGCTGTGGCCAAAAATGCCACCACCCTCAGTATGACAATGGTCCAATCCGTCGGCTTTGTCACCGCCACAAAAGCTGACGCATCCTGTGGTTTCTCCCCATTTTCTATAGCCATGGTTGAATGAGTGGCAGAGAGAAGTGAATATTTTGTTGCTGCTAGATAGAGGGGCTTCTTATAGTGTTTAGAGGAAGGTGGATAGACCAACAAAATCAGTTGTTAAGTCTAAGAAGCCAAGTGAAGCATATATCTAGTTTCTTTGAGTTGTCTAACTATCCACTAACTTTTGGTATGTAGGTGTAGGtagtttggaatttttttttttttttttttttgccctcAGTTTGGAAAACTTTTTAACCCTAAACTGCAGATCCATTGGGCCAACAAATTTACCAACCTTAGTTTAATCTTGTTCCTGCGCATAGACATCGCCAATTTTGACAATATTCACTTTGAGCTCCTATTTCCTTCAATTATTATTGGTAGGGTGTTGTTAAATCCTAAAATTAATCGAG belongs to Prunus persica cultivar Lovell chromosome G4, Prunus_persica_NCBIv2, whole genome shotgun sequence and includes:
- the LOC18778533 gene encoding CASP-like protein 1B1; this encodes MAIENGEKPQDASAFVAVTKPTDWTIVILRVVAFLATASATVVMALNKETKSLVVATIGTTPVRATLTAKFQHNPANVFFVIANGMASLHNLSMITVHFFGDKFKDKALRLVMVAILDVMTVSLASSGDGAATFMAQLGKNGNSHARWNKICDKFHKFCDHGGGALIASYVGLLLLLVITVLSIVKLLKTK